TAGGCCATCGTGAAGGGCATTCACACGAAGGACGGGTGTTTGTTATGGTTTCCACGGACGGGTTAAGAACCTTCGTTTGAAGCATCGCTCCATAAAATGCGGCTGTCGTAAATTGGATTTTCTCGGGTGGTGGCGCTGAACTATTGACGCGTTTAACGCTGCAAGTTTCAGTGCTGACAGCCCGCAAAATTGCTCGACAACTGATTGATGCACTATCTGAACCTTTTGCCTTCAACTATGGGTGAAATCTGCTAAGCAAATGCGGATGCTTTAAGTGCTTTGACCACTGATGATAGGCAACAAAGATGAGTGCTCGGAACATGTGGAACGCGTTTAAAGTGATCCAGACAGCTTGTGCGTTTTATCGCGTCAAATTGTTTATTACTTTCTTCAAGCGGCACAATCGAAAAAGAGCTTTCGCAATCGCACATAATTTGGCCCCATTGTCCCGGACGTTAAAGTTACCGAGTGAAAAACCATGACATACCAGGAGCTACGTAATAAAGGGATACTCTTAAATACCATGATTCTGTTTCTGTTGCCGCGTTTGACCAGGTGAGATTGAACTCGTATGTCTCGAACTGTATGCAtggaaacatttaaaaaaaaattcacgcgAAGGCAGCAATAATACATATTCACACACTTGCGTATGCTTGTTCCACTAAGGTCCTCATTAAGCGCTCTTGTTTTGGCGTCCTAGTGAGGATCTGCTGAATACATATAAACTAAACTTGCACTTGGGCTGGTGCAAAGTGATGACGTCAACGAGTGGCAAATTGTTCAGTTTGGCACGAAAGCcgagaaggggagggggggaaAGGGGCTATTGAACAAGTAAGTACACTGACATAGTTCAGCACACTTTTAAAacgaatcgtttttttttcttttgcactgtCCTGAGCGAACTGGACCTAGGTCTTGTTTTTACAGCGAAGCATCCGCGGACCACGACCCCACATGTTGTGGGTCTGCAAAGCGATGTAGGCGTTGCTACAAGTTTTAAGATAGAACGGCCTCATCTACAATGAACTGGAGATCAAAGGGAGGGGCCTTGGTCCTGTAGTCGACCCAaacaggctgaaaaaaaaaacgatgaacaTAATAACGATGGTGATCATATAGGTGTGTAATACGCCGATAGCACTTCACTGTCtatttctttcctttcatccCTTAACCTCTTTGCCCTAGAAAAGGGTAACGAGCCGAATGCACGTCTGATTGATTTCCTCGTATTCCCTTCCTCTCGACCTTCTTCTCTTCCTTCACTTCTTAATTCAATCCACTTTCGTCCCAAAAGCAGCTGCTAATATCATCAGCATGCCTTCATACCACAGCAAAGTCACAATTTCATGTTCAAGTTGCTTCGACCATTAATGTTAACGAAAATGTCATAGACAGCAGGAAGACCCTCACATAAAAAAATGAACGATGAGATCAGATTCCAAAAGTACTAGCACCAGCTAAGGAACGAAGTCAATGAGCGGTATTGTCGGCAGTACACATTCGATGAACGACCCAATATAATGCATGGCTCGCCGGGCCTCGGCGCTCATATGCTTTGCGCTGCCTGTTTGATCACGTGACCATTTATGGAAGAACGGCACATGGTGACGGAGGTGTGCCGCACCTCCACCATGTTGTGGCAGCTGCGGCCGTCGTGGTTGTCCAGTATGGAACGGCCCTCGTGGCCGTCAGACGAACACATCGAGCAGCAGTCCCGGGTGAACTCCACCCTCTGGATGGGTGTGGTGGGCACCCACGAATTGACCGTTTGCTTCGAGGGCTTTCTGGTTAGCTTGCATTGGCCGTGGCGCGTGTTCAGCGTCCAGAAGCACGAGCCTTGGCAGCAGGCCTTGCGGAAGCTGGAAGTGAAGCTGCCGTACACGAGCGGGTTCACGCACGAGTTGGAGACGGCGAACATGAAGAGCGAGGACTGCACGTAGCCGTCCACTTTGCTGGCGCTCTCCGGGTCGATCTGGTACCAGAGCACCATGATCACGTACGGCGTCCAGCACAGAAAGAACGCGAGCACAATGATGATGGTCAAGCGTAGAGTGCGGTTTCGGGCACGGGTTATGTGCCGGACATCGGAGCGGCGAAGCCGAAGCCGGCCCGGTTGTTGCTCTGGTTGAATGAGTTGGTCGACTgcgttaaaaaaaacagaaaaataataATTTTTAATTGCTCTTGCCTAAACGTTTGCGGAAACTTTTGGGCCCGTGGCCAACAAAACGTGCACAGTAAAATGTTTGAAAATGTTTCTTGAGACAGAGGCATTCTGAGCCGATATTAGGGCATTTAGGTTTTTCCCTTTTCCTTTTTTAACGTGACATATTTATGTGACTCTTGACTATTATGTTTAAAACTATGTGACAGGTGACTGTATGCATCGGTTGCTCTTCGATTTGTGAACATCTCACCGTATATGCAGATACATGTGATTGGTGCATACGGGTTTTTGAAATCTCATGTCCTAACTGTTATAATACATTGTATATTGTACGCGTTGTGTACTTCTTACGCCTGGAGACTTGAACCCTACGTGCGCTATGTGAGATAACTCTAAGGAATAAGGAGTAGCTGGCACCTTATATTTGTGCGGAATTCGCGCGGACATCTCcttacgtgacgccaataaaaAACACCTCTACCTCGAGATTTATTACATTTCTATCTTCGTGAAGCAAAGTCGAAGATTACATGCACTACTCATAAATGTCTTATCAGTTTGTGGAAACTCTGGAAATATAAGCAATACGGCAACCCGTGCACGAGTCAGCAATTCAACAACTTTATTTTTCTGTGCTCCAGATACTGTGAGTTCTCGTCGTCTGCGGCAGCAATGAATTGATAAACAAGTCCTCTAAAATGAACACATGAGAGTGTGAATCTGAGGCGTTCACTTTCTCGTACTTTCATGTGACTGCGCGCATTTTCGCTTCATATAAGAACGGACTCGCCAGAGTATTGCATAATAGACGAGAGTGCTCGGACGCGGCGCGCTTGCTCAGCGTCTGCATATAGCGTTCTCCTCACGATAACAAGAGCGCAGTTTTGTGCTGTGGGTTGCTGACTTAGATGTCATGTACATGTTAAATTAAAGAAGGTCTCGAAGCTTATCTGTGGCACCTTTTATAACCGTGTCAATCAAGTAACCTTGGTGACTCCAAAAGCATTAGGTTTAAATATTGAAGTTCGTTGTTTGTTTAGAACGCTGCGTTTATCTTTCGTTTTGTCTTTGAGAGCGTAGCGATGACAAAtatgcaaacaaacaatgcagttgctaaaaataaaaaaattcaaaaatattTCAACACATACATTTCAGCTTGTACATGCATATCTGTAAGGCAACAAAAATGAAGATGATAGCACATTATACATAGCAAAATAAGCAAGAAGAACAATCAAGAATTATAAAAGTGCTTTGTTTACCGGTGTTTTACTCCGACTTGtattcttttcagtttttttttctcctgttaaTGAAGCTGCAATGACTTACTCTAAGCCTTATTGCACAGCTTCTGTGGACGTCTGAAGGTTATTGGCGAAAACACTAAAAGAGTTTTGTTAAAGGTACACGAGAACGGACGGGGTTTCAATATTATTGTCGGGATAAACCAATGTCTAACATTGATTTAGAAGATACTTAGCTAATGCCATGGCTAGTTGTTGCCTAATTCAGCTTGAATATGAACATTCTTTAGACATGTGGGACTGACCACACGACTATTTGCTTGTATACTGCAAACTTCGCTGCGCaacttcagaagaaaaaaaaaactgcctcgcCCTACTATGCGATTCCTTGGACTGCTTGTGAATCTCCCATAGGATGCGGCAGTAGCAGACCACTATGGCGACCAGCGGCACTCCGTAGAGCGCGAGCAGGCAGAAGATGTTGTAGGCCTTCTCGTGCCATGGCACCGCGAAGAAGGCGAACGTCACGCACTGGTAGAAGCCGGGCATCGCCGGGTGCTCCATCACGCGGAAGATCACCGCCTGCACGAGACACAAAAGTGTGCATAATTGACGAGGCATCGTTGCAAGATGTGCCGGagagagtgagtgaaacaacttcacTTGATTCCCAATAGAGGTGAGTAAACTTCACGTCACGTGGCTAGCTACACTCGGGGACAGTCAGGTTCAGCCAGACTGCTCTCGCGTGGGTCCCTCTGGACGGTCAGCGTGTCCTGGGCCTTAATTAGCTTAACCTCTTGGTGGAAAGGGCCACTGGCAGAGGCACAGCCCCACAAAACATGCTTGAAGACCGCATAACCACAACATAGGAGGCAGTGCCGGAGAAAGGAAACTGAATGTCATTAGGCGGTAGCAAGGTGAGCAGAAGGTGTGAGATCAGGAGCTTAAAGTAGCATTATGTCCCGGAGATTACACTCAGTTGCGGGAGCTTGTAGGATGATATTGTCGGTTGAAGGACGTCAGCGGACTTGTTTATTAATATAGGTTTTTCAGGATTCTTCAATCAAGAAGTTTTTTGGTCCTTGCTGGAGGGTCAATGCAATTGATACAAAAGAtagaacaaataaaacaaaaatggtGTGTGCATACATAATTCAAGCAATAAAGTTTTCCAAATATTTGATAAAGTTATAGAGGGCTGGGAGACATCCTGGGGAAGACTCTTCCAGTCATAAGTGGtccgtggaaaaaaagaaaaaagaaaaccgcgTTCTCTGTTCTTGCGAAAACTGGCTCGAGCTGGTGGTTTCTGGCGTAGCGTGTTCGTTCATAAgagccaaacctcataagcgtgaaaatgcacgcgacagcgacgaccgacgcgacgtagatcgtcttcgcgcgatcagtcgctagcgcaggcaaacctcattcacgcgacggcttcggcgaccgaactccactgttgctggcatgaggccgtctactcgcgccaagaaaaccacgtagtcagcggtatgcaatttaaagaTAAGATATactgttgtgtaatgaaacggaaagtgtttatgaatgccttgcagcactttttttatatgcacatgcgtaaacattgcgttatttcttgttgcgcatacgtgactcgggcaaggtcacgtgcacctatgtagtctttgtcttttccgatttttcgctattggctgcttgagccgaGCACTttcgggcgatgagcgacggttttcaaatctggagaaccgagcgatcgcgcgaaaacaagcatgcgacacgtcgcgcgaacgccctgtttcgtcgctcataacatcgctcgtcgctgtcgcgtggattttcgcgcttatgaggtttgctcttaatTCTTGGGCTTTGTTTGGTATTGCAGGGTGCAGTGTATTTATGCAATGTGAAGTTTCGCTAGAAGACGAGAACGCGATAATACTGAGGTATTCGGGTGCTTTAAACTGCGAATACATGGTATGAAATCAGTTGATATATAATAACGCCGATGTCATTTTTTAGTGTGAGTGTTTAACCTCGACGCAAGATTATCGAAAAGCCAGGACGTTTATTTTCTCGCGTACATTGAAATTCTTATATACAACATTAGAATTTAATTGCAATAAAAAACAACGGGAAAGAGAGTGATGTTTTATGATATCATTGCTATTgtgtaaaaaaagagaaacaatgaccCCCCCTCCCACAAACACACATACCACACGCCTGTGCACACAAAACCACCGAAGATTACGATTATGACACTGCCTAATATGAATTTTAAGCGCAGCTTCGTATTATTGCAACGCCGACTGTGGTTGAAGCTGTGGCATTGCATGGGACATAGTCATATAGTAGCAATGTGACATTGGTAACATATTGCCACCTGCCAGCGTTCGAGTGCTGCGCACACCAATCTATGCAATGCAGGCGTCGCGAATCAAGCGAAACGCCAACAACTTCATTACGACCAAAGagtgttaatttttttttaaatcctccttgatTACGACAAGCGAAGCAAGCCGCAGTGCCCATACCAGCCCTGAATGCGCACGAGCTCCGACTGAGGGACCAGTGCACGTGACGCAGGAAGATAGAGAGGTTATAGTGGCTCGTACACATTCGCACAAAATACGCGTACACTCTGTTTCGTCCTCGTCGACTCTGTTGAGTACGCCGACGCCAGCAAACAGAGTGACAACGCTGAACGCGAGACCCTTGCCTAAAAGCTGCGttctattaaaaaaaagaagtgaacagCTTCTTCACTTCACACAACAGTCCACATAACCACACTATTCTATCCTGCAATGCTGCTTAGCATTCCGATATCCAACACACATTTTCTTCTTCAGAAGCTTCTTTCGTTTTCAAGCGACGTATTCTGCGAGTTTCGCTTCTACAAGTGCTTGCTCCTGCTCAAACTTCATGACAGTGAAGCAGAGTTTCAATAGTTATTTACTTTTAGGTTAACGCGTGGTATCGATTCATGTTTTTTTATGTTCCGGGAATAGAAATTGGCAAAAGCGAGCTGCAAAAACTCATATATTTTTTACGTGTTATTTGCTGCGCAAGTACAATAGTACGTGAATGATTTCCCCGAAAACGTCACATCAGGGGCATTTACAATTTATTTCTTGTAATGTGCAACAAGTGCATTGCCCCAGGTTTACTGCTTTATGCGCAATGAACGAGTGCAgtacgtttcaagttgaaataaGATTGTTCAACGCAACGTTGTTCAACGCAATCTAAATATTGAACAACGTTAGAGGTTATTCCAAGCATCATCACTTTTTGCTGCTACGAAGATGTAAGACACTAGTCGATGTAATGTGACCACGACTATATATTTGCGCTAAAGGAGCTTTACTTCGTCTAACCAAATATTTGGTTTTATTGTAGGAGCCATGAGTACGTCCGTGTTTGATTCCATATAATAATTTCATTAGAGAACAGTCGGGTTGTCGTCTAACGATAATTCTGCGTGTGTATCTCGAGCTTTGTTCAATAAAAGGTTATGACATCATCCTGCGTTTTCACAACAAGTTTTACGATTCAGTTGTTTCAATAACAATATAACGAAGCCAGTGTGGGACAACTTCAGCTGATGATGCATTAACTGAGAAATTTAATTTGCGCTGCCTTAACCAGAGTACAGAGCATCTTCAGTGGATAAATTATTTGCCAACGCATGGAGTCTACTTTCTCACGTTGCTGTCTTTGCCGTGTTTTGTTTGTTTCCCATAATCCACTATGGCCAACGCTGCACACTAATACCCTCTTAGTCTAGCTCCTCCTTGTTGAGAAAGGCATAGAAATTAATTTCCTCTGATGCAGCACATACTTTTGTTGAGCTTCCAGCATGGTCACTTCCGGCATCTGAAACGAGGTCGTGTCTGTCCTTAATCTGATTATAAAGCAGCCCGCACACTAAGCAAACTAGTAATGCTGCCTTTCCGCCGTAAACAATGATGTGGCATGGAGGCAACGCCACCAGGGTCTTGAATAAGCTTTCCGACGAACAGAGCTCTTCGTTAACAGCTTCGTACCGTAAGATAAAAGCAAACAAAGAGGGAAGTGTATTTACTTAGCTAGAATTCTTGTAGTTACATTTCAGGAAGCAATGTTTACGTTAGTGCGCTAACCAAACATATTGCTCCCAGACAGATACTCCTGAGGCATCACGTTGACATTGTTGTTATTTTGTCATCTGTCCCCGAGCAACCTTCCAAGTGGTCGCCTGGAGTACTCAGTACAACAAGTTTGGCGATAAAATGACTTCGAGGAACCAACTTTATCCAGATAGCTTTCGCAAATGATGGGCCTTGTTTTGGGGCACTTCGGTTGTGTTTTCCTACTTTCGAATCAGTCTCAACTGAGCGTTTGCGTGGGGAATTGTTTTCATTATGTTTACCAAAAAAATATGAGTACGCAAGAACTCCTCCAGGAATTAAATGCGAAAGCTTATCTGAATAAAGTCGGTAAATATTTATTAAGAACTGTGACGGTCTCTGTGACCGCGCCTTTTCTAGTTTCTTGTTTTTACGCGACATGGCATCCTACGAAGCAAAGTTTGGCCACTCTGCGCTTCATGCGAGCTAGTAGGCGGCAACATTTTTCTTGgaactattgattgatatgtggggtttgacttTTTTTGGTGCGACCATCTCGTTTATGTAACACTATAATAAAATTATAATGATTTTTCTGAAGACAGCGGCACTCGGTAGTACAAGATAGCTACCAAATAGCTACAGAGGTAGTTTAAAAAGTCTTTCGTTCAGCAATAAATTGCACTAGATTAAAGGGGGTAGTAATTACAACGTCCTTTTTGTTTTGGTAGATGCTCCGTATACCACGATGCTAGAGCGCCAAACTATTTTGACGCGGCAAGCCAAAAATCCTGCGAGTATAAATTCCGCGCGCAACATTACACGCCAGATATAGAGATAATCTGTTGAGCAGCGTTTGGTGTGCTTGTAATAACCATAATGTCACACGGTGGAAGTGATAAATGTTATGACGGCCTTTGTAAAAGCCGCTTGAGAGAGGGACTTGTAATTGATTGCAAGACCCATATCTGAAGCGCAATTGAGTTTTTCGAAGTGCGTAAGTTTAAATGGGACTAATTTAATTTATAACTATGGCAATACTAACGTTGCAAGCTGAAAGTGGAACCGTAGTGTTTCAGACGTATGAGCTTATGCACATTCAGAGCCGAGTAGTCCAAAAGTTGAAGCTTGAAACATTGTGCGCACTCTCTCAAAGACTACGTTGAATTGTTTCCAGAAACATTGAGTTTTGCAGAAACCACTTGAACAAACTACGAGTGTTTTGCGCGCAGGTACTATGCTTGGTGTTCGCGTTTTTTATGCCCCGCCTGCCAAGGAGCTAGCGGTCGGAGCTCTACGTGCTGAAGGGTTACTGAACGGTCGCAAACATTTTCGCACTGGGAGAAGT
Above is a window of Rhipicephalus microplus isolate Deutch F79 chromosome 1, USDA_Rmic, whole genome shotgun sequence DNA encoding:
- the LOC119164585 gene encoding adipokinetic hormone/corazonin-related peptide receptor variant I-like, with the protein product MWPSRTERNHTLDGVTSSNEEFASAHNSGNTSFTATMEDAQVLEELSFSTLSLVQVIVYCILFIVAAGGNVPVFVTLLRNRHRKSRIKLMIMHLAIADMIVTFVMIPVEVIWRITGQWVAGDLMCKLMQMMRAFGPYLSSAVLVCISVDRYFAVLHPLKVHDAHRRGKIMLGVAWYASLVCSVPQAVIFRVMEHPAMPGFYQCVTFAFFAVPWHEKAYNIFCLLALYGVPLVAIVVCYCRILWEIHKQSKESHIDQLIQPEQQPGRLRLRRSDVRHITRARNRTLRLTIIIVLAFFLCWTPYVIMVLWYQIDPESASKVDGYVQSSLFMFAVSNSCVNPLVYGSFTSSFRKACCQGSCFWTLNTRHGQCKLTRKPSKQTVNSWVPTTPIQRVEFTRDCCSMCSSDGHEGRSILDNHDGRSCHNMVEVRHTSVTMCRSSINGHVIKQAAQSI